From the genome of Streptococcus lutetiensis, one region includes:
- the rpoC gene encoding DNA-directed RNA polymerase subunit beta': MVDVNRFKSMQITLASPSKVRSWSYGEVKKPETINYRTLKPEREGLFDEVIFGPTKDWECACGKYKRIRYKGIVCDRCGVEVTRAKVRRERMGHIELKAPVSHIWYFKGIPSRMGLTLDMSPRALEEVIYFAAYVVIDPKDTPLEPKSLLTEREYREKLQEYGQGSFVAKMGAEAIQDLLKRVDLKSEIAELKEELKTATGQKRIKAVRRLDVLDAFYKSGNKPEWMVLNILPVIPPDLRPMVQLDGGRFAASDLNDLYRRVINRNNRLARLLELNAPGIIVQNEKRMLQEAVDALIDNGRRGRPITGPGSRPLKSLSHMLKGKQGRFRQNLLGKRVDFSGRSVIAVGPTLKMYQCGVPREMAIELFKPFVMREIVARDYAGNVKAAKRMVERGDERIWDILEEVIKEHPVLLNRAPTLHRLGIQAFEPVLIDGKALRLHPLVCEAYNADFDGDQMAIHVPLSEEAQAEARLLMLAAEHILNPKDGKPVVTPSQDMVLGNYYLTMEEPGREGEGMIFKDRDEAVMAYRNGYVHLHTRVGITVDSMPNKPWTDEQKHKIMVTTVGKILFNDIMPDDLPYLQEPNNANLTEKTPDKYFLAPGQDIRTVIDSLDINVPFKKKNLGNIIAEIFKRFRTTETSAFLDRLKDLGYYHSTLAGLTVGIADIPVIDNKQEIIDAAHTKVEQINKAFRRGLMTDDDRYVAVTTTWREAKEELEQRLIETQDPKNPIVMMMDSGARGNISNFSQLAGMRGLMAAPNGRIMELPILSNFREGLSVLEMFFSTHGARKGMTDTALKTADSGYLTRRLVDVAQDVIIREDDCGTDRGLVIRAITDGKEVTETLEERLVGRYTKKSVKHPETGEVIVGPDVLITEDMAAEIVKAGVEEVTIRSVFTCNTRHGVCRHCYGVNLATGDAVEVGEAVGTIAAQSIGEPGTQLTMRTFHTGGVASNTDITQGLPRIQEIFEARNPKGEAVITEVKGTVVDIEEDASTRTKKVYVQGKTGMGEYVVPFTARMKVAIGDEVHRGASLTEGSIQPKRLLEVRDTLSVETYLLAEVQKVYRSQGVEIGDKHVEVMVRQMLRKVRIMDPGDTDLLPGTLMDIADFTDANKDVVISGGIPATARPVLMGITKASLETNSFLSAASFQETTRVLTDAAIRGKKDHLLGLKENVIIGKIIPAGTGMARYRNLEPQAVNELETSEEAEIVEATATTEAE, encoded by the coding sequence GTGGTTGACGTAAATCGTTTTAAAAGTATGCAAATCACATTAGCCTCACCAAGTAAGGTCCGTTCATGGTCTTATGGTGAAGTTAAAAAACCTGAAACAATCAACTATCGTACGCTCAAACCAGAACGTGAAGGTCTTTTTGATGAAGTAATCTTTGGACCAACAAAAGACTGGGAATGTGCTTGTGGTAAATATAAACGTATTCGTTATAAAGGAATTGTTTGTGACCGCTGTGGTGTTGAAGTAACACGTGCTAAAGTTCGTCGTGAACGTATGGGACACATTGAATTGAAAGCTCCAGTATCACACATCTGGTACTTCAAAGGTATTCCATCACGCATGGGACTTACTCTTGACATGAGTCCACGTGCTCTTGAAGAAGTTATTTACTTCGCTGCTTATGTAGTTATCGATCCAAAAGATACTCCGCTTGAACCAAAATCACTTTTGACTGAGCGTGAATATCGTGAAAAATTACAAGAATACGGACAAGGATCATTTGTTGCGAAAATGGGTGCGGAAGCTATCCAAGATCTTCTTAAACGCGTTGATTTGAAATCTGAAATCGCTGAGCTTAAGGAAGAATTGAAAACAGCAACAGGGCAAAAACGTATCAAAGCTGTCCGTCGTTTAGATGTGCTTGATGCCTTCTACAAATCTGGTAACAAACCAGAATGGATGGTACTTAACATCTTGCCAGTTATTCCACCCGATCTTCGTCCAATGGTTCAATTGGATGGTGGACGTTTCGCTGCATCTGACTTGAACGACCTTTACCGTCGTGTTATCAACCGTAACAACCGTTTGGCTCGTTTGCTTGAATTGAATGCCCCTGGTATCATCGTGCAAAACGAAAAACGTATGTTGCAAGAAGCTGTCGATGCTCTTATCGATAACGGTCGTCGTGGTCGTCCAATCACAGGTCCTGGTAGCCGTCCTCTTAAATCTTTGAGCCACATGCTTAAAGGTAAACAAGGTCGTTTCCGTCAAAACTTACTTGGTAAACGTGTTGATTTCTCTGGACGTTCAGTTATCGCTGTAGGTCCAACACTTAAAATGTATCAATGTGGTGTGCCACGTGAAATGGCTATCGAATTGTTCAAACCATTTGTAATGCGTGAAATCGTTGCTCGTGATTACGCTGGTAACGTTAAAGCTGCTAAACGTATGGTTGAACGTGGAGATGAACGTATTTGGGATATTCTTGAAGAAGTTATCAAAGAACACCCAGTACTTCTTAACCGCGCACCTACTCTCCACCGTTTGGGTATCCAAGCCTTTGAACCAGTCCTTATCGATGGTAAAGCACTTCGTCTTCACCCACTTGTTTGTGAAGCCTACAATGCCGACTTCGATGGTGACCAAATGGCCATCCACGTACCACTTTCTGAAGAAGCTCAAGCAGAAGCACGTCTTCTTATGCTTGCCGCAGAACACATCCTTAACCCTAAAGATGGTAAACCAGTCGTAACACCATCTCAAGATATGGTTCTTGGTAACTACTACCTAACTATGGAAGAACCAGGTCGTGAAGGTGAAGGAATGATCTTCAAAGACCGCGATGAAGCAGTTATGGCATACCGTAATGGTTATGTTCACTTGCACACACGTGTTGGTATCACAGTTGATAGCATGCCAAACAAACCATGGACTGATGAACAAAAACACAAAATCATGGTTACAACTGTTGGTAAAATCCTCTTTAACGACATCATGCCTGATGATCTACCTTACCTTCAAGAACCAAACAATGCTAACTTGACTGAAAAAACTCCAGATAAATACTTCTTGGCACCTGGTCAAGATATCCGCACTGTTATCGACAGCTTGGATATCAACGTTCCATTCAAGAAGAAAAATCTTGGTAACATTATCGCGGAAATCTTTAAACGTTTCCGTACAACAGAAACATCAGCCTTCCTTGACCGCTTGAAAGACCTTGGTTACTACCATTCAACTCTTGCTGGTTTGACAGTGGGTATCGCCGATATCCCAGTTATCGATAACAAACAAGAAATTATCGATGCAGCCCACACGAAAGTTGAACAAATTAACAAAGCCTTCCGTCGTGGTTTGATGACTGATGATGATCGTTATGTTGCTGTTACAACAACATGGCGTGAAGCTAAAGAAGAACTTGAACAACGTCTGATTGAAACACAAGATCCTAAGAACCCTATCGTTATGATGATGGACTCAGGAGCTCGTGGTAACATCTCTAACTTCTCACAACTTGCCGGTATGCGTGGTTTGATGGCTGCTCCGAATGGACGTATCATGGAATTGCCTATCTTGTCTAACTTCCGTGAAGGTTTGTCTGTCTTGGAAATGTTCTTCTCAACTCACGGTGCTCGTAAAGGTATGACTGATACAGCCCTTAAGACTGCTGACTCTGGTTACCTTACTCGTCGTTTGGTTGACGTTGCCCAAGATGTTATCATTCGTGAAGACGATTGTGGAACTGACCGTGGTCTTGTCATCCGTGCTATCACTGATGGTAAAGAAGTTACAGAAACTCTTGAAGAACGTCTTGTTGGTCGTTACACTAAGAAATCTGTTAAACACCCTGAAACTGGCGAAGTTATCGTTGGTCCAGACGTATTGATTACTGAAGATATGGCAGCTGAAATTGTTAAAGCTGGTGTAGAAGAAGTAACAATCCGTTCAGTATTTACATGTAACACTCGTCATGGTGTATGTCGTCACTGTTATGGTGTCAACCTTGCTACAGGTGATGCGGTTGAAGTTGGTGAAGCAGTTGGTACAATTGCCGCTCAATCTATCGGTGAACCTGGTACACAGCTTACAATGCGTACCTTCCACACGGGTGGTGTTGCGTCAAATACCGATATCACACAAGGTCTTCCTCGTATCCAAGAAATCTTTGAAGCTCGTAACCCTAAAGGTGAAGCAGTTATCACTGAAGTTAAAGGTACTGTTGTTGACATCGAAGAAGATGCTTCTACACGTACTAAGAAAGTTTACGTTCAAGGTAAAACTGGTATGGGTGAATACGTGGTACCATTCACAGCTCGTATGAAAGTAGCTATTGGTGATGAAGTTCACCGTGGTGCTTCACTTACTGAAGGTTCTATCCAACCTAAACGTCTCCTTGAAGTTCGTGATACATTATCAGTTGAAACTTACCTTCTTGCCGAAGTACAAAAAGTATACCGTAGCCAAGGGGTAGAAATCGGTGATAAACACGTCGAAGTAATGGTTCGTCAAATGCTTCGTAAAGTTCGTATCATGGATCCAGGTGATACAGATCTTCTTCCAGGTACACTTATGGATATCGCAGACTTCACAGATGCTAACAAAGATGTTGTTATCTCTGGTGGTATTCCTGCAACTGCACGTCCAGTACTTATGGGTATTACTAAAGCTTCGCTTGAAACTAATTCATTCTTGTCAGCTGCATCATTCCAAGAAACAACTCGTGTTCTTACAGATGCTGCTATCCGTGGTAAAAAAGATCACCTTCTTGGTCTTAAAGAAAATGTTATCATCGGTAAAATTATTCCAGCTGGTACAGGTATGGCACGTTACCGTAACCTTGAACCACAAGCTGTTAATGAACTTGAAACAAGTGAAGAAGCTGAAATAGTTGAAGCAACTGCAACAACAGAAGCAGAATAA
- the pbp1b gene encoding penicillin-binding protein PBP1B, producing the protein MSKSKRNKNKKKADHQKLGLLDFGSVFLRTVKLLTDFFYIIVILFGMLGVGLAFGYLASQIDAVKIPDKESLVSQVTSLTRVSQMSYSDGSSIAAIDTDLLRTPVASEAISENIKHAIVATEDENFEGHDGVVPKAVFRATLGSVLGLGETSGGSTLTQQLIKQQVLGDDPTFKRKSREIIYALALERYLSKDEILTDYLNVSPFGRNNKGENIAGIEEAAQGIFGVSASDLTIPQAAFLAGLPQSPIVYSPYTAAGQLKDAENMAYGLSRQQDVLYNMYRAGYLTKDEYNEYKSYDVSQDFIQPASATTSSHDFLYYSVLEEAQDIMYDYFIEKNGVSEQELKNDTTKESYRKLASETLQQGGYTVKTTIDKNVYNAMQNAVAQYGSTLDQGSSQQVDVGNVLMDNSTGAILGFIGGRDYSTNQNNHAFDTARSPGSSIKPIIAYGIAIDQGLLGSASILSNYPTNFSSGQPIMHGNDVGTGMINLQEALNTSWNIPAYWTYQMLLNHNVDIASYMKKMNYSVDNYAIESLPLGGGIETTVLQQVNAYQMISNGGVYMKGYLVDSITNNKGDVIYQHKANPVRVFSEATASILNQLLKDVVKGGATTEFYKDLQALNSQAAQADWSGKTGTTDNYTDVWLMLSTPKVTLGGWAGNDDNTSLDSMAGYKYNAQYMADLVNSIYNAHANTFGTDKYNLSSNVIKSTVLKATGLQPGTVTVNGRSLNVSGETTTSYWAKTGAGNMTYKFAIGGTDSDYTKAWDALLHNPAIKTNSSN; encoded by the coding sequence ATGAGTAAGAGTAAGAGAAATAAAAATAAGAAAAAAGCAGATCATCAGAAGCTTGGCTTACTTGATTTTGGATCAGTCTTTTTGAGGACAGTTAAGTTATTAACCGACTTTTTTTATATTATTGTCATTTTGTTTGGCATGTTGGGAGTTGGTTTAGCTTTTGGTTATCTTGCTAGTCAGATAGATGCGGTTAAAATCCCTGATAAGGAGAGCTTGGTCAGTCAGGTGACATCTTTGACGCGCGTGTCACAGATGTCTTATTCTGATGGCAGTTCGATTGCTGCCATTGATACGGACTTGCTACGTACACCAGTTGCTAGCGAAGCTATTTCAGAAAATATCAAACATGCTATTGTAGCAACTGAGGATGAAAATTTTGAAGGGCATGATGGTGTGGTTCCTAAGGCGGTTTTCCGTGCGACTTTGGGGTCTGTTCTTGGCCTAGGTGAAACTAGTGGTGGGTCAACGTTGACGCAACAATTAATCAAGCAACAGGTGCTAGGTGATGATCCAACCTTTAAACGTAAATCACGTGAAATTATATATGCGTTGGCTTTGGAACGTTATTTGAGTAAAGATGAGATTTTGACCGATTACCTGAATGTCTCACCTTTTGGACGTAACAATAAGGGTGAAAATATTGCTGGTATTGAAGAGGCAGCTCAAGGTATTTTTGGGGTGTCTGCAAGTGATTTGACAATTCCACAAGCTGCATTTTTAGCTGGTTTGCCTCAAAGCCCGATTGTATATTCTCCGTATACAGCAGCTGGTCAGCTAAAAGATGCTGAGAATATGGCTTATGGTCTTTCTCGTCAACAAGATGTTCTTTACAATATGTATCGTGCAGGCTATTTGACAAAAGATGAATACAATGAATATAAGTCTTATGATGTTAGTCAAGACTTTATTCAACCGGCATCTGCAACGACAAGTTCTCACGATTTCCTTTACTATTCTGTCCTAGAAGAAGCACAAGATATCATGTATGATTACTTTATTGAGAAAAATGGTGTTTCTGAACAAGAATTGAAAAACGATACAACGAAAGAATCTTATCGTAAATTAGCTTCTGAAACTTTGCAACAAGGTGGCTACACGGTCAAGACAACGATTGATAAGAATGTCTACAATGCTATGCAAAACGCAGTAGCACAGTATGGTAGCACACTGGATCAAGGAAGTTCTCAACAAGTCGATGTTGGGAATGTCTTGATGGATAATTCTACTGGTGCGATTTTAGGATTTATTGGTGGCAGGGATTATTCAACCAACCAAAATAACCACGCTTTTGATACTGCGCGCTCACCAGGTTCAAGTATCAAACCGATTATCGCTTACGGTATTGCCATTGATCAAGGACTTCTTGGCAGTGCAAGTATTCTTTCTAATTACCCAACGAATTTCTCAAGTGGTCAACCAATCATGCACGGTAACGACGTCGGAACTGGCATGATTAACCTTCAAGAAGCACTTAATACATCATGGAATATTCCAGCTTATTGGACTTATCAGATGTTACTCAATCACAATGTTGATATTGCGTCTTACATGAAGAAAATGAATTATAGCGTTGACAACTACGCGATTGAAAGCCTGCCTTTAGGTGGTGGTATTGAAACAACTGTTCTTCAACAAGTAAATGCCTATCAAATGATTTCAAACGGTGGTGTTTACATGAAAGGCTATTTGGTTGATAGCATCACTAATAATAAAGGTGATGTCATTTACCAACACAAGGCAAATCCAGTTCGTGTATTCTCAGAAGCAACAGCTAGTATTTTGAACCAGTTATTGAAAGATGTTGTTAAAGGTGGCGCAACTACCGAGTTCTATAAAGATTTACAAGCTTTGAATAGTCAAGCAGCGCAAGCAGATTGGTCAGGAAAAACAGGGACAACCGACAATTATACGGATGTTTGGTTGATGCTTTCAACACCAAAAGTAACTTTAGGTGGTTGGGCAGGTAATGATGATAATACCTCTCTAGACTCAATGGCTGGATACAAATACAACGCTCAGTATATGGCTGATTTGGTTAATAGCATTTATAATGCTCATGCGAATACATTTGGAACAGACAAATACAACTTGTCTTCAAATGTGATTAAGTCAACGGTTCTAAAAGCAACTGGTTTGCAGCCTGGTACAGTAACGGTAAATGGTCGCTCGCTTAACGTTAGCGGTGAGACAACGACAAGTTATTGGGCTAAGACTGGAGCGGGTAATATGACCTATAAATTTGCTATTGGCGGAACGGATAGTGACTACACGAAAGCATGGGATGCATTGCTTCATAATCCGGCGATTAAAACCAACAGTAGTAACTAA
- the tyrS gene encoding tyrosine--tRNA ligase, producing MNIFEELKERGLVFQTTDEEALVKALTEGQVSYYTGYDPTADSLHLGHLVAILTSRRLQMAGHKPYALVGGATGLIGDPSFKDAERSLQTKETVDGWVVKIQNQLSRFLDFENGDNKAVMVNNYDWFGNISFIDFLRDVGKYFTVNAMMSKESVKKRIETGISYTEFAYQIMQGYDFYELNDKYNVTLQIGGSDQWGNMTAGTELLRRKADKTGHVMTVPLITDATGKKFGKSEGNAVWLDADKTSPYEMYQFWLNVMDDDAVRFLKIFTFLSLDEITEIEKEFNAARHERLAQKVLAREVVILVHGEEAYKEALKITEQLFAGNIKSLSAKELKQGLNNVPNYAVSDNDNRNIVEMLVAAKISPSKRQAREDVQNGAIYINGERIQDLNYTLSDDDKIDNELTVIRRGKKKYFVLTY from the coding sequence GTGAACATATTCGAAGAACTCAAAGAACGTGGCTTAGTTTTTCAAACAACTGATGAAGAAGCCCTTGTCAAAGCATTAACAGAAGGGCAAGTATCCTATTATACTGGTTATGATCCTACAGCTGATAGTCTTCACCTTGGTCACTTGGTTGCCATTCTAACATCACGTCGCCTTCAAATGGCAGGACATAAACCATATGCTCTTGTTGGAGGAGCTACAGGACTTATCGGTGACCCATCATTTAAAGATGCTGAACGCAGTCTTCAAACAAAAGAAACTGTCGATGGATGGGTTGTTAAAATTCAAAATCAATTGTCACGTTTCCTTGATTTCGAAAATGGCGACAACAAAGCCGTCATGGTCAACAACTATGACTGGTTTGGTAATATTAGCTTCATTGACTTCCTACGTGATGTCGGTAAATACTTTACTGTCAATGCAATGATGAGTAAAGAATCAGTTAAAAAACGTATTGAAACAGGTATCTCATACACTGAGTTTGCCTACCAAATCATGCAAGGTTATGACTTCTACGAATTAAATGACAAATACAACGTTACTTTGCAAATTGGTGGTTCTGACCAATGGGGTAATATGACTGCTGGTACAGAACTTCTTCGTCGTAAAGCTGATAAAACTGGTCACGTTATGACAGTGCCACTTATCACTGACGCTACAGGTAAAAAATTCGGTAAATCTGAAGGAAATGCGGTTTGGCTTGATGCTGACAAAACATCTCCATACGAAATGTACCAATTCTGGCTCAACGTTATGGACGATGATGCTGTTCGCTTCTTGAAAATCTTCACATTCCTTTCACTAGATGAAATTACTGAAATCGAAAAAGAATTTAACGCTGCACGTCACGAACGTTTGGCACAAAAAGTCCTAGCACGTGAAGTTGTCATACTTGTTCACGGTGAAGAAGCTTACAAAGAAGCTCTTAAAATCACTGAACAACTTTTTGCTGGAAACATTAAGAGCCTTTCAGCAAAAGAATTAAAACAAGGTCTAAACAACGTTCCTAACTACGCTGTTTCAGACAATGATAACCGCAACATCGTTGAAATGCTTGTTGCTGCTAAAATCTCACCATCAAAACGTCAAGCACGTGAAGACGTTCAAAACGGTGCTATCTACATCAACGGTGAACGTATTCAAGATTTGAACTACACACTTTCTGATGACGATAAAATCGATAACGAACTTACTGTTATCCGCCGCGGTAAGAAAAAATACTTCGTATTGACTTACTAA
- the rpoB gene encoding DNA-directed RNA polymerase subunit beta gives MAGHEVQYGKHRTRRSFSRIKEVLDLPNLIEIQTDSFKDFLDNGLREVFEDVLPITNFTDTMELEFVGYELKEPKYTLEEARIHDASYSAPIFVTFRLINKETGEIKTQEVFFGDFPIMTEMGTFIINGGERIIVSQLVRSPGVYFNDKVDKNGKVGYGSTVIPNRGAWLELETDSKDIAYTRIDRTRKIPFTTLVRALGFSGDDEIMDIFGDSELVRNTIEKDIHKNPADSRTDEALKEIYERLRPGEPKTADSSRSLLVARFFDPRRYDLAAVGRYKINKKLNIKTRLLNQTIAENLVDAETGEILVEAGTVMTHDVIDSIADQLDGDLNKFVYTPNDYAVVTEPVVLQKFKVVSPVDPDRVVTIVGNANPDDKARALTPADILAEMSYFLNLAEGLGKVDDIDHLGNRRIRAVGELLANQFRIGLARMERNVRERMSVQDNEVLTPQQIINIRPVTAAVKEFFGSSQLSQFMDQHNPLSELSHKRRLSALGPGGLTRDRAGYEVRDVHYTHYGRMCPIETPEGPNIGLINNLSTYGHLNKYGFIQTPYRKVDRATGVVTNEIVWLTADEEDEYTVAQANSKLNEDGTFAEDIVMGRHQGNNQEFPSNIVDFVDVSPKQVVAVATACIPFLENDDSNRALMGANMQRQAVPLIDPHAPYVGTGMEYQAAHDSGAAVIAKHDGRVVFSDAEKVEVRREDGSLDVYHITKFRRSNSGTAYNQHTLVKVGDIVEKGDFIADGPSMEKGEMALGQNPIVAYMTWDGYNYEDAIILSERLVKEDVYTSVHLEEFESETRDTKLGPEEITREIPNVGEEALKDLDEMGIIRIGAEVKEGDILVGKVTPKGEKDLSAEERLLHAIFGDKSREVRDTSLRVPHGGDGVVRDVKIFTRANGDELQSGVNMLVRVYIAQKRKIKVGDKMAGRHGNKGVVSRVVPVEDMPYLPDGTPVDIMLNPLGVPSRMNIGQVMELHLGMAARNLGIHIATPVFDGATSEDLWDTVNEAGMASDAKTVLYDGRTGEPFDNRVSVGVMYMIKLHHMVDDKLHARSVGPYSLVTQQPLGGKAQFGGQRFGEMEVWALEAYGASNVLQEILTYKSDDVTGRLKAYEAITKGKPIPKPGVPESFRVLVKELQSLGLDMRVLDEDDNEVELRDLDEGEDDDVMHVDDLEKARQKQETEEDEKAEVSAEEK, from the coding sequence TTGGCAGGACATGAAGTTCAGTACGGGAAACACCGTACACGTCGTAGCTTTTCAAGAATCAAGGAAGTTCTTGATTTACCTAACTTGATTGAAATTCAAACGGATTCTTTTAAAGACTTCTTGGATAACGGATTAAGAGAAGTTTTTGAAGATGTACTTCCAATTACAAACTTTACGGATACTATGGAACTTGAATTTGTTGGTTACGAATTGAAAGAGCCTAAGTATACGCTTGAAGAAGCTCGTATCCACGATGCATCTTACTCAGCACCTATTTTTGTAACCTTCCGTTTGATTAACAAAGAAACAGGAGAAATCAAAACTCAAGAAGTTTTCTTCGGTGATTTCCCAATTATGACTGAAATGGGTACATTCATCATCAACGGTGGTGAACGTATTATCGTTTCTCAGTTGGTTCGTTCTCCTGGTGTTTATTTCAATGATAAAGTTGATAAAAACGGTAAAGTTGGTTACGGTTCAACTGTAATCCCTAACCGTGGAGCATGGCTTGAATTAGAAACAGATTCAAAAGACATTGCCTACACACGTATCGACCGTACACGTAAAATTCCATTTACAACACTTGTACGTGCTCTTGGTTTCTCAGGTGATGATGAAATCATGGATATCTTCGGTGATAGCGAACTTGTTCGTAACACTATCGAAAAAGATATTCATAAAAACCCAGCAGATTCACGTACTGACGAAGCACTTAAAGAAATTTACGAACGCCTTCGTCCAGGTGAACCAAAAACAGCTGATAGCTCACGTAGCTTGCTTGTCGCTCGTTTCTTTGACCCACGTCGTTATGACTTGGCAGCTGTTGGTCGTTACAAAATCAACAAAAAACTTAACATCAAGACTCGTCTCTTGAACCAAACAATTGCTGAAAACTTGGTTGATGCTGAAACAGGTGAAATCCTTGTTGAAGCTGGTACAGTAATGACACATGACGTTATCGATTCAATTGCTGATCAATTGGATGGTGACCTTAACAAATTTGTTTACACACCAAACGATTATGCTGTTGTCACTGAACCTGTTGTTCTTCAAAAATTCAAAGTTGTATCACCAGTTGATCCAGACCGCGTTGTTACAATCGTTGGTAATGCAAATCCTGATGATAAAGCACGTGCGCTTACACCAGCTGATATCTTGGCTGAAATGTCGTACTTCCTTAACCTTGCTGAAGGTCTAGGTAAAGTTGATGATATCGACCACTTGGGTAACCGTCGTATCCGTGCCGTTGGTGAATTGCTTGCTAACCAATTCCGTATTGGTCTTGCTCGTATGGAACGTAACGTTCGCGAACGTATGTCAGTACAAGATAACGAAGTGTTGACACCACAACAAATCATCAACATCCGTCCTGTAACTGCAGCCGTTAAAGAATTCTTCGGTTCTTCTCAATTGTCACAGTTCATGGACCAACACAACCCACTTTCTGAGTTGTCTCACAAACGTCGTTTGTCAGCCTTAGGACCTGGTGGTTTGACTCGTGACCGTGCTGGTTATGAAGTTCGTGACGTGCACTACACTCACTATGGTCGTATGTGTCCGATTGAAACTCCTGAAGGACCTAACATCGGTTTGATCAATAACCTGTCAACATACGGACACCTTAACAAATATGGTTTCATCCAAACACCATATCGTAAAGTTGACCGCGCTACAGGTGTGGTTACAAACGAAATCGTTTGGTTGACTGCCGATGAAGAAGATGAATACACAGTAGCACAGGCTAACTCAAAACTGAACGAAGATGGAACATTTGCTGAAGACATCGTTATGGGTCGTCATCAAGGTAATAACCAAGAGTTCCCATCAAACATCGTTGACTTCGTTGACGTTTCACCTAAACAAGTAGTTGCCGTTGCGACAGCATGTATTCCTTTCCTTGAAAACGATGACTCTAACCGTGCTCTCATGGGTGCCAACATGCAACGTCAAGCGGTGCCATTGATCGATCCACACGCACCATATGTTGGTACTGGTATGGAATATCAAGCAGCCCACGATTCAGGTGCTGCCGTCATCGCTAAACACGATGGACGAGTTGTCTTCTCTGACGCTGAAAAAGTTGAAGTTCGTCGTGAAGATGGTTCACTTGATGTTTACCACATCACTAAATTCCGTCGTTCTAACTCAGGTACAGCTTATAACCAACACACACTTGTTAAAGTTGGCGATATCGTTGAAAAAGGTGACTTCATCGCTGATGGTCCTTCAATGGAAAAAGGTGAAATGGCCCTTGGTCAAAACCCAATCGTCGCTTATATGACTTGGGATGGTTATAACTATGAAGATGCCATCATCTTGAGTGAACGTCTTGTTAAAGAAGATGTTTATACATCGGTTCACTTGGAAGAATTTGAATCAGAAACACGTGATACTAAGTTAGGCCCTGAAGAAATCACTCGCGAAATTCCAAACGTTGGTGAAGAAGCTCTTAAAGACCTTGACGAAATGGGTATCATTCGTATTGGTGCTGAAGTTAAAGAAGGTGACATCCTTGTAGGTAAAGTAACACCTAAAGGTGAAAAAGACCTTTCTGCTGAAGAACGTCTTCTTCACGCAATCTTCGGTGATAAATCTCGTGAAGTTCGTGATACATCACTTCGTGTACCACACGGTGGAGATGGTGTCGTTCGTGACGTTAAAATCTTTACACGTGCAAACGGTGATGAATTGCAATCAGGTGTTAACATGCTCGTTCGTGTTTACATCGCACAAAAACGTAAAATCAAAGTCGGAGATAAAATGGCCGGTCGTCATGGTAACAAAGGGGTTGTTTCTCGTGTTGTTCCAGTTGAAGACATGCCTTACCTTCCAGACGGAACTCCAGTCGATATCATGTTGAACCCACTTGGGGTGCCATCTCGTATGAACATCGGACAAGTTATGGAACTTCACCTTGGTATGGCTGCTCGTAACCTTGGTATCCACATTGCAACACCGGTCTTCGACGGGGCAACTTCAGAAGATCTTTGGGATACAGTTAACGAAGCTGGTATGGCTAGCGACGCTAAGACAGTTCTTTACGATGGACGTACTGGTGAACCATTTGATAACCGTGTATCAGTTGGCGTCATGTACATGATCAAACTTCACCACATGGTTGATGATAAACTTCACGCACGTTCAGTTGGTCCTTACTCACTCGTTACACAACAGCCTCTTGGTGGTAAAGCACAATTTGGTGGACAACGTTTCGGTGAAATGGAAGTTTGGGCTTTGGAAGCTTACGGTGCATCAAACGTCCTTCAAGAAATCTTGACTTACAAGTCAGATGATGTGACTGGTCGTCTTAAAGCTTATGAAGCCATCACTAAAGGTAAACCAATTCCAAAACCAGGTGTGCCAGAATCATTCCGAGTTCTTGTTAAAGAATTGCAATCACTTGGTCTTGACATGCGCGTACTTGACGAAGATGACAACGAAGTTGAACTTCGAGACCTTGATGAAGGTGAAGATGACGACGTAATGCACGTTGATGATCTTGAAAAAGCTCGTCAAAAACAAGAAACAGAAGAAGATGAAAAAGCTGAAGTTTCTGCAGAAGAAAAATAA